Proteins found in one Bacillus sp. BGMRC 2118 genomic segment:
- the rpsT gene encoding 30S ribosomal protein S20: MPNIKSAIKRVKTSSEHRAQNSSVKSAMRTAVKNVEALVANNDLDNAKTALVEASKKLDKAARNGLIHKNAAARQKSRLTKKVNGANA; this comes from the coding sequence ATGCCTAATATTAAATCTGCTATTAAGCGTGTTAAGACAAGCAGTGAGCACCGTGCACAAAACTCTTCTGTTAAGTCTGCAATGCGTACTGCTGTTAAGAACGTAGAAGCACTTGTTGCAAACAACGATCTTGACAATGCAAAGACTGCACTAGTTGAGGCAAGCAAGAAGCTTGATAAAGCTGCTCGCAATGGTCTTATCCATAAAAATGCTGCGGCTCGTCAAAAGTCTCGTTTAACTAAGAAAGTTAACGGAGCTAACGCATAA
- a CDS encoding stage II sporulation protein P encodes MNLNKQQGMMVSLNGTSIKKVILAFAFCLITVFTLTGLLTTLKPEYRISSSSVHSITNSFAESSLIFLLGQENRYFLQGVPEGQVMPKYSSVLFQRATSINPDDPRSLLGGELPGFKVYDGELLVAGDGTNYTTMPMESAPPMDVLLAEREAAVQNLQSMDKLDDKEKPVPPVTSTGKDVVFIYHTHTRESFLPLLKGVTNPNEAYHSTANITLVGEKLSQELEERGIGTSLDKTDFTGILNQKGLKYSRSYDASRPIVESAMAQNKDIQFLFDLHRDYQRKEVTTATINGQAYARIFFVIGGEHAKYKENFKLAEDLHNSLQKKYPGLSRGITTKQGPGTNGKFNQDLSENALVIEFGGVDNTIEELNATATAVADVFSEYYWEAEKVNGSAQ; translated from the coding sequence ATGAACTTAAATAAACAACAGGGGATGATGGTCTCCTTAAATGGGACAAGCATTAAAAAGGTGATCCTTGCATTTGCATTTTGTTTGATTACTGTATTTACATTAACAGGTTTATTAACAACGCTAAAACCAGAATATAGAATATCTTCTTCTTCTGTTCATTCGATTACAAATAGTTTTGCTGAAAGCTCATTGATTTTCTTACTAGGTCAAGAAAATCGTTATTTCCTACAAGGCGTTCCTGAAGGACAAGTTATGCCGAAATATTCTTCCGTTCTTTTTCAAAGGGCTACTAGTATTAATCCAGATGACCCACGAAGCTTACTAGGCGGAGAGTTACCTGGTTTTAAAGTGTATGATGGTGAACTGCTCGTGGCAGGAGACGGGACAAATTATACAACGATGCCAATGGAATCAGCTCCACCAATGGATGTACTTCTAGCAGAGCGAGAAGCAGCAGTTCAAAATTTACAAAGCATGGACAAGCTTGATGATAAAGAAAAACCGGTTCCTCCTGTAACAAGTACAGGAAAAGATGTTGTTTTTATTTATCACACACATACGCGTGAGTCGTTCTTACCATTATTAAAAGGTGTAACAAATCCGAATGAAGCCTATCATTCAACAGCTAACATCACGTTAGTTGGAGAAAAATTATCACAAGAACTAGAAGAACGAGGAATTGGGACAAGTCTTGATAAAACAGACTTCACCGGTATTTTGAATCAGAAAGGGTTAAAGTATTCAAGATCATATGATGCGTCAAGACCTATTGTTGAGAGTGCAATGGCTCAAAATAAAGATATTCAATTTTTATTCGATCTACACCGTGACTATCAGAGAAAAGAAGTTACAACAGCCACGATAAATGGACAAGCATATGCACGAATATTTTTCGTCATTGGTGGAGAACATGCAAAGTATAAAGAAAATTTTAAATTAGCTGAAGATCTCCATAATTCGTTGCAAAAGAAATACCCAGGGTTGAGTCGTGGAATTACAACGAAACAAGGACCAGGAACAAACGGTAAGTTTAATCAAGATTTATCAGAGAATGCACTCGTAATTGAATTTGGTGGAGTAGATAATACGATAGAGGAATTAAATGCAACAGCAACAGCTGTGGCGGATGTATTTAGTGAATACTATTGGGAAGCAGAAAAGGTAAATGGTTCTGCTCAGTAG
- the grpE gene encoding nucleotide exchange factor GrpE, translating to MKLVTNEKDIVEEVATEVENEQVEGTTADTNSEEQLHSESVEELDELTLALNKVKELETALDENENKLLRLQADFDNYRRRVRLDQKAAEKYRAQSLVSDILPSLDNFERALKVETNDEQMKSLLQGMEMVYKGLIEAVKKEGVEIIESVGQQFDPHLHQAVMQVDEPNVESNVIVEEFQKGYKLKDRVIRPSMVKVNQ from the coding sequence GTGAAACTAGTGACTAACGAAAAAGACATAGTAGAAGAAGTAGCAACTGAAGTTGAAAATGAGCAAGTGGAAGGTACAACAGCCGATACGAACTCAGAGGAACAACTACATAGTGAGTCAGTAGAGGAATTGGATGAATTAACACTTGCCTTAAATAAGGTAAAAGAATTAGAAACTGCACTTGATGAAAATGAGAACAAATTATTAAGATTGCAGGCTGATTTTGATAACTACCGTCGCCGCGTTAGACTTGATCAGAAAGCTGCTGAAAAATATAGAGCACAGAGCCTGGTTTCTGATATATTACCTTCTCTTGATAATTTTGAGAGAGCACTTAAGGTCGAGACAAATGATGAACAAATGAAGTCTCTTCTGCAAGGAATGGAAATGGTATACAAAGGGTTAATAGAAGCCGTGAAAAAAGAAGGCGTGGAGATTATTGAATCAGTAGGACAACAATTTGATCCTCATTTACATCAGGCAGTTATGCAAGTCGATGAACCAAATGTTGAATCGAATGTAATTGTTGAAGAGTTCCAAAAAGGATATAAATTAAAAGATCGAGTAATCAGACCATCTATGGTTAAGGTAAATCAATAG
- a CDS encoding GPR endopeptidase has translation MSELDLSMYSIRTDLAVEAREMVVEENQKKQEQASDQIEGVIIKERDVRGVKISSVEITESGAQTIGKKKGKYVTLEVQGIRQKDSELQQVVEEVFAKEMSSFIKQLGISDDASCLVVGLGNWNVTPDALGPMAVENLLITKHLFALQPENVAEGFRSVSAISPGVMGITGIETSDIIHGVIEKTKPDFVIAIDALAARSIQRVNSTIQISDSGIHPGSGVGNKRKELSQETLGIPVIAIGIPTVVDAVSITSDTIDFILKHFGREMKEGNRPSRALAPASMTFGGKRQFTEEDLPEEKDRSTFLGLIGTLQEDEKRKLIHEVLAPIGHNLMVTPKEVDTFIEDMANVIAGGLNAALHHEVDQDNYGSYTH, from the coding sequence ATGAGTGAACTAGATTTAAGTATGTATTCAATTAGAACAGACCTTGCTGTCGAAGCAAGAGAAATGGTCGTAGAAGAAAATCAAAAAAAGCAAGAACAAGCCTCTGATCAAATAGAAGGCGTCATTATAAAGGAACGTGATGTAAGAGGTGTCAAAATATCTTCAGTAGAAATTACGGAATCCGGTGCCCAAACAATCGGCAAGAAGAAAGGCAAATATGTTACGTTAGAAGTACAAGGGATTCGTCAAAAAGATAGTGAACTTCAACAGGTGGTTGAAGAGGTATTCGCCAAAGAAATGTCGTCCTTTATTAAACAATTAGGCATCTCAGATGATGCAAGTTGTTTAGTCGTTGGTCTGGGGAATTGGAATGTTACTCCTGATGCATTAGGACCTATGGCCGTAGAAAATCTATTAATCACAAAACACTTATTTGCATTACAGCCTGAAAATGTTGCAGAAGGCTTTCGTTCAGTGAGTGCAATCTCACCTGGTGTGATGGGCATAACGGGTATAGAGACTAGTGATATTATCCATGGTGTAATTGAAAAAACAAAACCAGACTTTGTGATTGCAATTGATGCATTAGCTGCTCGTTCTATTCAACGAGTAAACTCAACCATCCAGATATCTGATTCTGGTATTCATCCAGGTTCTGGTGTAGGGAATAAGCGTAAAGAGCTGAGTCAGGAAACGCTGGGTATTCCGGTAATTGCGATTGGAATTCCGACAGTTGTTGATGCTGTCTCTATTACTAGCGATACCATAGATTTTATCTTGAAGCATTTTGGTAGAGAAATGAAAGAGGGGAATCGACCATCTAGGGCGTTGGCTCCAGCTTCCATGACATTCGGTGGGAAACGTCAATTTACGGAAGAAGACCTACCTGAAGAGAAGGATCGTTCAACCTTCTTAGGTCTTATCGGAACACTTCAAGAGGATGAAAAAAGAAAACTCATTCATGAGGTATTAGCACCAATTGGACATAATTTAATGGTTACACCAAAGGAAGTCGATACATTTATAGAAGATATGGCGAATGTCATTGCAGGTGGCTTAAACGCTGCACTTCACCATGAGGTAGACCAAGATAATTATGGGTCTTATACACATTAA
- the holA gene encoding DNA polymerase III subunit delta — MNLDIHKKVKSKQLSPIYLFYGKESYFIDELTQLIISNTLNEEERDFNLSSYDMEEVPIDLAIEDAQTLPFFGDKRIVIAKNAGFLTGAKDKEKVDHTLSLLETYIQSPSPFTILIVIVNAEKLDERKKISKLLKKEAEVFEASIPDEKSMIQWLKNQAKDMNVSVTEEAILLLLQYVRNSVTLCVQELNKMATYVGNGGAIDIETVRLLSSKSIEDNIFELVDCVTQGRVSEAMIIFQDLLKLNEEPIKILSLLTGQFRLLFQVKELSSKGYGQQQIASHLKIHPFRVKLAMQKVSQFSSSTLLKAIHELAEMDYKIKTGQIDKKLAIELFILKQ, encoded by the coding sequence ATGAATTTAGACATACATAAAAAAGTGAAGTCCAAGCAACTTTCGCCCATTTACCTATTTTATGGGAAAGAGTCATACTTCATTGATGAACTAACGCAACTTATTATATCCAATACACTAAATGAGGAAGAACGAGATTTTAACCTTTCCTCGTATGACATGGAAGAAGTTCCGATCGATTTAGCTATAGAAGATGCTCAAACCTTACCGTTCTTCGGTGATAAAAGAATTGTTATTGCCAAGAATGCCGGGTTCTTAACCGGAGCAAAAGACAAGGAGAAAGTGGATCATACACTAAGCTTATTGGAAACATATATTCAGTCTCCATCTCCTTTTACAATTTTAATCGTCATCGTGAATGCTGAAAAGCTAGATGAACGAAAAAAAATCTCTAAACTTCTAAAAAAGGAAGCCGAAGTATTTGAAGCATCAATACCTGATGAAAAGTCAATGATACAATGGTTGAAAAATCAAGCAAAAGACATGAATGTATCTGTTACAGAAGAAGCCATTTTATTACTGTTACAATATGTACGTAATTCAGTTACTTTATGTGTACAAGAACTAAATAAAATGGCAACGTATGTAGGTAATGGAGGAGCCATTGACATAGAAACAGTCAGGCTGCTATCCTCAAAATCAATCGAGGATAATATATTTGAACTCGTTGACTGTGTGACGCAGGGAAGGGTATCTGAGGCAATGATCATTTTTCAGGATCTACTCAAACTGAATGAAGAACCAATCAAGATATTGTCGTTATTAACAGGACAATTCAGATTATTATTTCAAGTGAAGGAGCTTTCTTCAAAAGGATATGGACAGCAACAAATAGCCTCACATTTGAAGATTCACCCATTTCGTGTCAAACTAGCAATGCAAAAAGTTTCGCAGTTTTCTTCATCCACACTTTTAAAGGCTATTCATGAGCTTGCGGAGATGGACTATAAGATTAAAACAGGTCAGATTGATAAGAAACTGGCCATTGAGCTTTTTATATTAAAACAATAG
- the dnaK gene encoding molecular chaperone DnaK produces MSKIIGIDLGTTNSCVAVLEGGEPKVIPNPEGNRTTPSVVAFKNGERQVGEVAKRQSVTNPNTIISVKRHMGTSHKVEVEGKEYTPQEVSAMILQYLKSYAEDYLGEPVTKAVITVPAYFNDAERQATKDAGKIAGLEVERIINEPTAAALAYGLDKTDEDQTILVYDLGGGTFDVSILELGDGVFEVKATAGDNRLGGDDFDQVIIDYLVAEFKKENGIDLSKDKMAMQRLKDAAEKAKKDLSGVTTTQISLPFITAGEAGPLHLEVSLSRAKFDEISADLVERTMGPVRQALSDAGLSASELDKVILVGGSTRIPAVQEAIKKATGKEPHKGVNPDEVVALGASIQGGVITGDVKDVVLLDVTPLSLGIETMGGVFTKLIDRNTTIPTSKSQVFSTAADNQPAVDIHVLQGERSMAADNKTLGRFQLNDIPPAPRGVPQIEVTFDIDKNGIVNVRAKDLGTNKEQSITIKSSTGLSDEEVERMVKDAEANAEADKKRKEEVDLRNEADQLVFTTEKTLKDLEDKVSEDEKKKAEEAKDALKAAIESNNLDDIRTKKDELQEIVQQLSVKLYEEAAKQAQAAQGADTTADGKKDDNVVDAEFEEVKDDK; encoded by the coding sequence ATGAGTAAAATTATTGGTATTGACTTAGGAACAACAAACTCATGTGTAGCTGTTTTAGAAGGTGGAGAGCCAAAGGTTATCCCGAATCCTGAAGGAAACCGTACGACTCCATCTGTAGTTGCATTCAAAAATGGCGAGCGCCAAGTTGGGGAAGTAGCGAAACGACAATCAGTAACAAACCCAAACACAATTATCTCAGTTAAGCGTCATATGGGTACTAGCCATAAGGTTGAAGTAGAAGGTAAGGAATATACACCACAAGAAGTATCCGCTATGATTCTTCAATACTTAAAATCTTATGCAGAAGATTATTTAGGGGAGCCAGTAACAAAGGCTGTTATTACAGTTCCAGCTTATTTCAATGATGCTGAGCGACAAGCTACAAAGGATGCCGGTAAAATTGCTGGTCTTGAAGTTGAACGTATTATTAACGAGCCGACTGCTGCAGCTTTAGCATACGGTTTAGATAAGACGGATGAAGATCAAACAATCCTCGTTTATGACTTAGGTGGAGGAACTTTTGACGTTTCAATCCTGGAACTAGGCGATGGAGTATTCGAAGTGAAGGCGACTGCAGGGGATAACCGTCTTGGTGGAGATGACTTTGACCAAGTGATTATCGACTATTTAGTAGCTGAATTTAAGAAGGAAAACGGCATTGATTTATCAAAAGATAAAATGGCAATGCAACGTTTAAAGGATGCAGCTGAGAAAGCTAAGAAGGACCTTTCAGGTGTTACGACGACTCAAATTTCATTACCGTTCATAACAGCTGGTGAAGCAGGACCACTTCATTTAGAGGTATCACTATCACGTGCTAAGTTTGATGAAATTTCTGCAGATTTAGTGGAAAGAACAATGGGACCAGTACGTCAAGCATTATCTGATGCAGGTTTATCAGCAAGTGAACTTGATAAGGTTATTCTTGTTGGTGGTTCAACTCGTATTCCTGCAGTTCAAGAAGCAATCAAAAAGGCTACTGGTAAAGAACCACACAAAGGTGTAAACCCGGATGAAGTAGTAGCACTAGGTGCTTCTATTCAAGGTGGAGTGATCACTGGTGATGTGAAGGATGTTGTTCTTCTTGACGTAACACCTCTATCACTTGGTATCGAGACAATGGGAGGAGTATTTACGAAATTAATTGACCGTAATACAACAATCCCAACTAGTAAGTCACAAGTATTTTCTACTGCTGCTGACAACCAGCCAGCTGTAGACATTCATGTACTTCAAGGTGAACGCTCAATGGCTGCTGATAACAAGACATTAGGTCGTTTCCAACTTAATGACATTCCACCAGCACCAAGAGGGGTTCCACAAATCGAAGTTACGTTTGATATTGATAAAAACGGTATCGTAAACGTTCGTGCAAAAGACTTAGGAACAAACAAAGAACAGTCTATTACGATTAAATCTTCTACAGGATTATCTGATGAAGAAGTAGAACGTATGGTGAAAGATGCAGAGGCAAATGCTGAAGCAGATAAGAAGCGTAAGGAAGAAGTAGACCTGCGTAATGAAGCAGACCAACTAGTGTTCACAACTGAAAAAACACTAAAAGATCTAGAAGATAAAGTATCAGAAGATGAGAAAAAGAAAGCAGAAGAAGCGAAGGATGCGTTAAAAGCTGCAATTGAAAGTAACAATCTTGATGATATTCGTACAAAGAAGGACGAACTACAAGAAATTGTGCAGCAACTATCCGTTAAGCTATATGAAGAAGCTGCGAAGCAAGCACAGGCAGCACAAGGTGCAGATACTACAGCAGATGGCAAAAAAGACGACAATGTTGTAGATGCAGAGTTTGAAGAAGTAAAGGACGATAAGTAA
- the hrcA gene encoding heat-inducible transcriptional repressor HrcA yields the protein MLTDRQLLVLQVIIDDFIRSAQPVGSRTLSKKSEITFSSATIRNEMADLEELGFLEKTHTSSGRVPSEKGYRFYVDHLLAPQKVKKDDLFRIQSVFAEHIFEMEKIVQKSAQILSDITNYTSIVLGPEVNNNRLKQIQIVPLSSTTAVTIIVTDTGHVEHRPLTIPKNIELSDIERLVNILNGRLAGVPLVDLQDKIYKEVATVLKENIKSYEQLLGAIQMQETFALPKSEKIFYGGKTNMLSQPEFHDVTKVRSLLNVIEQENEIYNLLRPKGAGIHITIGKENQNVAMEECSLITATYSFGNEQLGTIALLGPTRMEYSRVVSLLGILSSDLTKVLEKWYQN from the coding sequence ATGTTAACTGATCGTCAGCTATTAGTACTACAAGTAATTATTGATGATTTTATCCGTTCAGCCCAACCAGTTGGCTCTAGAACATTGTCCAAAAAGAGTGAAATTACGTTTAGTTCTGCTACGATACGTAATGAGATGGCTGATCTTGAGGAATTAGGTTTTCTTGAAAAAACGCATACTTCCTCTGGAAGAGTTCCTTCAGAAAAAGGTTATCGTTTTTATGTTGACCATCTATTGGCGCCGCAGAAGGTAAAGAAGGATGATTTATTTCGGATACAATCAGTATTTGCTGAACATATTTTTGAAATGGAGAAGATTGTTCAAAAATCAGCTCAAATATTATCTGATATAACAAATTACACATCAATTGTACTTGGACCAGAAGTGAATAATAACCGACTGAAACAAATTCAGATTGTACCGTTAAGTTCTACAACGGCAGTGACCATCATCGTAACGGATACTGGACATGTAGAGCATAGACCACTAACAATTCCAAAAAATATCGAGCTATCAGATATTGAAAGACTAGTTAATATATTAAACGGCAGGTTAGCAGGTGTGCCGCTAGTTGACTTACAGGACAAAATTTACAAGGAAGTAGCAACAGTTCTGAAAGAAAACATTAAGAGCTACGAACAGCTCCTAGGTGCAATCCAAATGCAAGAAACCTTTGCTTTGCCAAAGTCTGAGAAGATATTCTATGGTGGTAAAACAAATATGCTGTCTCAGCCAGAGTTTCATGATGTGACTAAAGTTCGTTCTCTTCTAAATGTCATAGAACAAGAAAACGAAATATATAATCTTCTTCGCCCAAAAGGAGCAGGAATCCACATTACGATTGGGAAAGAAAACCAAAATGTCGCAATGGAAGAATGCAGTTTGATAACAGCCACATACTCGTTTGGTAATGAACAACTAGGAACAATCGCACTTTTAGGTCCAACAAGAATGGAGTATTCGAGAGTCGTAAGTCTTCTTGGAATTCTTTCTAGTGACCTTACAAAAGTACTTGAAAAATGGTATCAAAATTAG
- a CDS encoding oxygen-independent coproporphyrinogen III oxidase yields the protein MIQAAYIHIPFCHQICHYCDFNKVFFKGQPVDDYLNYLEREIKNTLIENPTTRLNTIFIGGGTPTSLDEKQLEKLLSMIRLHLPFDENDVEYTIEANPGDLTAQKLAVLKDGGINRLSVGVQSFNDELLKKIGRTHRAEDVIKGIELSKQVGFQNVSIDLIYSLPNQTLQDFNDTLSKAFSLELQHFSAYSLIIEPKTVFYNLMRKGNLPLPSHETEAKMYELLMDEMQRHGYHQYEISNFSKEGYESRHNLTYWNNEDYYGFGAGAHSYIKGSRNANAGPLKKYMSLIDENGISQVESHQVTEREKMEEELFLGLRKAEGVSFSSFEQKFGKRMEDMFGTQLEENKNRGLLTTSENRVFLTRQGKLLGNEVFQTFLGV from the coding sequence ATGATACAAGCAGCATACATCCACATTCCTTTCTGTCATCAAATCTGTCATTATTGTGATTTCAATAAGGTCTTCTTTAAAGGGCAGCCGGTCGATGATTACCTTAACTATCTGGAACGTGAGATAAAGAATACACTAATCGAGAACCCGACAACTCGTTTAAATACGATTTTTATTGGTGGAGGAACACCAACATCGCTTGATGAAAAACAACTTGAAAAGCTACTTTCAATGATAAGGTTACATTTGCCTTTTGATGAGAATGATGTGGAGTATACAATTGAAGCGAATCCAGGTGATCTTACAGCCCAAAAGCTAGCGGTGTTAAAAGATGGAGGAATAAACCGATTAAGTGTAGGTGTACAATCCTTTAATGATGAGCTTTTGAAGAAGATTGGAAGAACGCATAGAGCAGAGGATGTAATAAAAGGGATTGAGTTATCAAAGCAAGTAGGTTTTCAGAATGTTAGTATTGATTTAATTTATAGTTTGCCAAATCAAACGTTACAGGACTTTAACGATACATTAAGTAAGGCATTTTCGTTAGAACTTCAACATTTCTCTGCTTATTCTCTTATTATTGAACCCAAAACAGTGTTCTATAATCTCATGAGAAAAGGAAATCTTCCATTACCATCTCATGAAACAGAAGCGAAAATGTATGAATTACTTATGGATGAGATGCAACGCCACGGATATCACCAATATGAAATCAGTAATTTCTCCAAAGAAGGCTATGAGAGTAGACATAACCTTACGTATTGGAATAACGAAGATTATTATGGATTTGGAGCAGGAGCCCACAGCTACATCAAAGGATCTAGAAATGCAAATGCAGGACCATTGAAAAAGTATATGAGCCTCATCGATGAGAATGGGATTTCTCAAGTGGAGTCACATCAAGTTACAGAGAGAGAAAAAATGGAGGAAGAGCTTTTTCTTGGTTTAAGAAAAGCAGAAGGTGTATCATTTTCATCCTTTGAACAAAAGTTCGGCAAACGTATGGAGGATATGTTCGGTACACAATTAGAAGAAAACAAGAATAGAGGATTACTTACGACAAGTGAAAATCGAGTTTTTCTAACTAGACAAGGTAAATTGCTGGGTAACGAGGTTTTTCAAACATTTCTTGGTGTTTAA
- a CDS encoding DUF3679 domain-containing protein, translating to MIKFTLKFALLLTFVAICILSGMQMANNGIREMKGYDDPEFQGAFHISEGHEGELEAALLGERVTSHDIRVKQEKLEQLEAFNFFSSLGSKFADITASLFQKLMDALP from the coding sequence ATGATTAAATTTACGTTGAAATTTGCCCTATTACTTACCTTTGTAGCCATTTGTATACTGTCAGGTATGCAAATGGCTAATAACGGTATTAGAGAAATGAAAGGGTATGATGACCCCGAGTTTCAAGGAGCATTTCATATATCCGAGGGACATGAGGGAGAATTAGAAGCGGCCTTGCTCGGAGAAAGAGTAACAAGTCATGATATAAGAGTGAAACAAGAAAAACTGGAGCAGCTAGAAGCATTTAACTTTTTCTCTTCGTTAGGAAGTAAGTTTGCAGACATAACTGCTTCTCTTTTCCAAAAGCTAATGGATGCTTTGCCTTAG
- the lepA gene encoding elongation factor 4, with amino-acid sequence MSSEDRLKRQSSIRNFSIIAHIDHGKSTLADRILEKTSALTAREMKDQLLDSMDLERERGITIKLNAVQLQYKAKDGNEYIFHLIDTPGHVDFTYEVSRSLAACEGAVLVVDAAQGIEAQTLANVYLAIDNDLEIVPVINKIDLPSAEPERVRQEIEDVIGLDASEAVLASAKAGIGIEDILEQVVEKVPAPQGDPDAPLKALIFDSLYDPYRGVVLYIRIVDGTVKVGDKIKMMATGAEFEVNEVGVFTPKATMKNELTVGDVGFLTAAIKNVADTRVGDTITNAKNGATEPLPGYRKLNPMVFCGLYPIDSARFNDLREALEKLQLNDAALQFEPETSQALGFGFRCGFLGLLHMEIIQERIEREFKIDLITTAPSVIYHVELTDGEELKIDNPSDMPDQQKIAKVEEPYVKATMMVPNDYVGAVMELCQGKRGNFIDMQYLDENRVSIVYEIPLAEIVYDFFDQLKSNTKGYASFDYELIGYKESKLVKMDILLNAEQVDALSFIVHRDSAYERGKVIVEKLKELIPRQQFEVPIQAAIGQKIVARSTIKAMRKNVLAKCYGGDISRKRKLLEKQKEGKKRMKQVGSVEVPQEAFMAVLRMDDTNK; translated from the coding sequence ATGAGTAGTGAAGATAGACTAAAACGACAATCAAGTATTCGAAATTTTTCTATCATTGCTCACATTGACCATGGTAAGTCAACGTTAGCTGACCGTATTTTAGAAAAGACGAGTGCCTTAACAGCTCGTGAAATGAAAGATCAGTTATTAGATTCTATGGACTTAGAGCGTGAACGAGGAATCACAATCAAACTAAATGCTGTTCAATTACAATATAAAGCGAAGGATGGGAATGAATACATCTTTCATTTAATTGATACCCCAGGACATGTTGACTTTACCTATGAAGTTTCACGAAGCTTAGCTGCTTGTGAAGGTGCTGTATTGGTAGTCGATGCAGCTCAAGGTATTGAAGCTCAAACGTTAGCAAACGTTTATTTAGCTATTGATAATGATTTAGAAATTGTACCAGTCATCAATAAAATTGATTTGCCTAGTGCTGAACCTGAACGTGTTCGCCAAGAAATCGAAGATGTAATAGGTCTAGATGCTTCAGAGGCTGTACTTGCATCTGCGAAGGCAGGTATCGGCATAGAGGACATTCTAGAGCAGGTAGTGGAAAAGGTACCTGCGCCTCAAGGGGATCCAGATGCTCCTTTAAAGGCACTTATTTTTGACTCTTTGTATGATCCATATCGTGGAGTCGTGTTATACATCCGTATCGTTGATGGAACTGTAAAGGTTGGCGATAAAATCAAAATGATGGCAACTGGAGCAGAGTTTGAGGTTAATGAGGTAGGTGTATTCACACCTAAGGCCACAATGAAAAACGAATTAACAGTCGGTGATGTTGGGTTCCTGACAGCTGCTATTAAAAATGTTGCTGACACCCGTGTTGGTGATACGATTACGAATGCGAAAAACGGAGCAACAGAACCACTTCCTGGTTACCGTAAGTTAAACCCTATGGTATTCTGTGGTTTATATCCAATTGACTCAGCTCGTTTTAATGACTTGCGTGAAGCGTTAGAAAAGCTGCAACTAAATGATGCAGCACTACAATTCGAGCCTGAAACATCTCAAGCGCTAGGATTTGGTTTTAGATGTGGATTTTTAGGGTTGCTTCACATGGAAATTATTCAGGAACGTATTGAACGTGAATTCAAAATTGATTTAATTACAACTGCACCAAGTGTTATTTATCATGTTGAGCTGACAGATGGAGAAGAGTTGAAAATTGATAACCCATCTGATATGCCAGACCAACAGAAAATTGCCAAAGTTGAGGAACCGTATGTGAAAGCTACGATGATGGTTCCGAATGATTACGTTGGTGCTGTTATGGAACTGTGTCAAGGGAAGCGTGGTAACTTCATAGACATGCAATACCTAGATGAAAATCGAGTAAGCATCGTATATGAAATTCCATTAGCAGAAATTGTGTATGACTTCTTTGACCAGTTAAAGTCCAATACAAAGGGATATGCTTCATTTGATTATGAACTAATTGGCTATAAAGAATCTAAGCTTGTTAAGATGGACATACTTCTTAACGCTGAACAAGTGGATGCTTTATCCTTCATCGTTCACCGTGACTCAGCATATGAGCGTGGGAAGGTGATAGTTGAGAAGCTTAAGGAACTGATTCCTAGACAGCAGTTCGAAGTTCCGATTCAAGCAGCAATTGGTCAAAAAATTGTAGCTCGTTCTACCATTAAAGCTATGCGTAAAAATGTATTAGCAAAATGTTATGGTGGAGACATCTCACGTAAACGTAAGCTATTAGAGAAGCAAAAAGAAGGTAAAAAGCGCATGAAGCAAGTTGGTTCTGTTGAAGTACCACAAGAAGCGTTCATGGCCGTTCTCCGAATGGACGATACAAATAAATAA